The Clostridium chauvoei genome has a window encoding:
- a CDS encoding CotS family spore coat protein, with protein sequence MNFLDVKNVIEDNYSLNVIDIEKVKNTYKVKAEEGIYGVKVVKYEYPHFYFIFSAIKHLQNRNFNKIPEIIKTNDRLDFIKLGNNYAYLNEWIPSRSTKYDDLFELSKVAEKLGELHKCSEGFSLDISMKPRIGWYSWIHVFETRCEEILDFKKRISQKAYKSEFDSLYLEAVNSEIERGRSAILSLKENKYIEMMDKEVCKRGFCHHDFANHNVLLDEESNINIIDFDYCILDSHLHDLSSLLIRAMKGGKWSIEKANLILESYSKTHDLYEDELKLMKGFIEFPQGFWQIGLQYYWEQQPWGEEFMVNKINKYLSDRENREKFIEEFF encoded by the coding sequence ATGAATTTTTTAGATGTAAAAAATGTAATAGAAGATAATTACTCGTTAAATGTTATAGATATAGAAAAGGTTAAAAATACCTATAAGGTTAAGGCGGAAGAGGGAATTTATGGTGTTAAAGTAGTTAAATATGAATACCCTCATTTTTATTTCATCTTTTCTGCTATAAAGCATTTACAAAATAGAAATTTTAATAAAATACCAGAAATAATAAAAACAAATGATAGGTTAGATTTTATAAAGCTTGGAAATAACTATGCTTATTTAAATGAGTGGATACCATCAAGATCAACTAAATATGATGATTTATTTGAACTTAGTAAAGTAGCTGAAAAATTAGGAGAGCTTCATAAATGTAGTGAAGGGTTTTCTTTGGATATAAGTATGAAGCCAAGAATAGGTTGGTATTCATGGATACATGTTTTTGAAACTAGATGTGAGGAGATTTTAGATTTTAAAAAAAGAATAAGTCAAAAGGCATATAAATCAGAATTTGATAGCTTATATCTAGAAGCTGTTAATAGTGAAATAGAGAGAGGAAGAAGTGCTATTTTATCTTTAAAAGAAAATAAATATATAGAAATGATGGATAAAGAAGTATGTAAAAGAGGTTTTTGCCACCATGACTTTGCTAATCATAATGTTCTTTTAGATGAAGAAAGTAATATAAACATAATAGATTTTGACTATTGTATTTTAGATTCTCATTTACATGATTTATCTTCATTACTTATAAGAGCTATGAAAGGTGGAAAATGGAGTATTGAAAAAGCAAATTTAATATTAGAAAGCTATAGCAAAACTCATGATTTATATGAAGATGAATTAAAACTAATGAAAGGATTTATAGAATTTCCACAAGGATTTTGGCAAATAGGATTACAATATTATTGGGAGCAACAACCTTGGGGAGAAGAATTTATGGTAAATAAAATAAATAAATATTTAAGTGATAGAGAAAATAGAGAGAAATTTATAGAAGAATTTTTTTGA
- a CDS encoding CotS family spore coat protein, with amino-acid sequence MINKTRYIDKSILCKYDLSQELFSDLGIEVEDVIPLRKVFILTTPVGKKILKIVDSSERRLEFIDESLNYVSNKYKNILSYWKNKDGKIYKKWNGNTYVILDMIEGREATFSNPIEISICAKAIAGMHNASKGIFKELDNSLIQGNVGCYLPKYFEENLNDMLELKNYVSRFKYRNKFDELFLENVDYNINYIKKAKELLALSNYNSLLEDDDKRVLCHNDLAHHNFIIDGEDVKIIDFDYCNIDTRVVDLVNYTSKVIKNLAYDSEKAKLIIESYNKVNTLTKDEVKVFYALITFPRDFVTSVKDYYYSQKTWEEEVFLNRFRNKLSNEVYRREFLDKFIENFKDYLY; translated from the coding sequence TTGATAAATAAAACAAGGTATATAGACAAGAGTATTTTATGTAAATATGACTTAAGTCAAGAGCTTTTCTCAGATTTGGGAATAGAGGTTGAAGATGTAATACCTTTAAGAAAAGTATTTATATTAACAACTCCTGTAGGAAAAAAAATTCTTAAAATTGTAGATTCAAGCGAAAGAAGATTAGAGTTTATAGACGAGTCTTTAAATTATGTTTCTAATAAGTACAAAAATATATTAAGTTATTGGAAAAATAAAGACGGGAAAATTTATAAGAAGTGGAATGGAAATACCTATGTTATATTAGATATGATTGAAGGAAGAGAAGCTACATTCTCAAATCCTATAGAAATTTCCATTTGTGCAAAAGCTATAGCAGGTATGCATAATGCATCTAAAGGAATATTTAAAGAATTAGATAATTCTTTAATACAAGGAAATGTAGGATGTTATTTACCAAAATATTTTGAAGAAAATTTAAATGATATGTTAGAACTAAAGAATTACGTTAGTAGATTCAAGTATAGAAATAAATTTGATGAGTTATTTTTAGAAAATGTAGATTACAATATTAATTATATAAAGAAAGCTAAGGAGCTACTTGCTTTATCTAATTATAATAGTCTTTTAGAAGATGATGATAAAAGAGTATTATGTCATAATGATTTAGCACACCATAATTTTATAATAGATGGTGAAGATGTAAAGATAATAGATTTTGATTATTGTAATATAGATACAAGAGTAGTTGATTTAGTTAATTATACGTCTAAGGTAATTAAGAATTTAGCTTATGATAGTGAAAAAGCTAAATTAATAATAGAAAGCTATAATAAGGTTAATACATTGACTAAAGATGAAGTTAAGGTATTTTATGCTTTAATAACATTTCCAAGAGATTTTGTTACTTCCGTTAAGGATTATTATTATAGTCAAAAGACTTGGGAAGAAGAAGTGTTTTTAAATAGATTTAGAAATAAATTATCAAATGAAGTATATAGAAGAGAGTTTTTAGATAAATTTATAGAAAATTTTAAGGATTATTTATACTAA
- a CDS encoding glycosyltransferase family 4 protein: MKIGIDGRAAKWYRGTGIGTYTYQLINNLNKFDKKNNYSIFLPEGSSLDLGNNFKIESLKSTSKDNFWEEVKVPNLLKDSNMELYHVPQNGVGLSNNISCLKAITLHDIIPLRMPETVSDRYLNIFNNELPNIINNSQGILTVSEFSKQDIAKEFNFPKEKIFVTHLAAEDIYKPLNKNTCRKIILNKYGIDKDFILYVGGFSPRKNIIGIIEAFSLLKSNLKRNLKLVITGKKGISYERYKNRADELGLSDSVIFTGFIPLNDLPIFYNASKLLIYPSFYEGFGLPPLEAMACGTPVIASNVTSLPEICGDSAILVDPSNIDAISYSIENILNDPILKDNLIKKGLLKSSNYSWENTAIDTIDAYKSIIKLS, from the coding sequence ATGAAAATAGGTATAGATGGTAGAGCTGCTAAATGGTATAGAGGAACTGGTATAGGCACTTATACGTATCAACTTATAAATAATTTAAATAAATTTGATAAAAAAAATAACTACTCTATTTTTTTACCTGAAGGCTCCTCTCTGGATCTAGGTAATAATTTTAAGATAGAATCCTTAAAATCTACATCAAAGGATAACTTTTGGGAAGAAGTAAAAGTTCCTAATCTATTAAAAGATAGTAATATGGAACTTTATCATGTTCCACAAAATGGAGTAGGACTTTCTAATAACATATCTTGTCTAAAAGCAATAACATTACATGATATAATTCCTCTTAGAATGCCTGAAACTGTTAGTGATAGATATCTCAATATTTTTAATAATGAGTTACCTAATATTATTAATAATTCTCAAGGAATATTAACTGTTTCTGAATTCTCTAAACAGGATATTGCAAAAGAATTTAATTTCCCAAAAGAAAAAATATTTGTTACCCATTTAGCAGCAGAAGATATATATAAACCTCTAAATAAAAATACTTGTAGAAAAATAATTTTAAATAAATATGGTATAGATAAAGATTTTATTCTTTATGTTGGGGGCTTTAGTCCAAGAAAAAATATAATCGGTATTATAGAAGCTTTTTCACTTTTAAAGTCTAATTTAAAAAGAAACCTTAAATTAGTTATTACAGGTAAAAAAGGCATTTCCTATGAAAGATATAAAAACCGTGCAGATGAATTAGGTTTAAGTGATTCAGTAATATTTACAGGCTTTATTCCTTTAAATGATTTGCCCATATTTTATAATGCTTCCAAGCTTCTAATTTACCCTTCTTTTTATGAAGGCTTTGGATTACCTCCATTAGAAGCAATGGCTTGTGGCACCCCTGTAATAGCCTCTAATGTCACTTCCTTGCCTGAGATATGTGGTGATTCTGCTATTTTAGTTGATCCTTCTAATATAGATGCTATAAGCTATTCTATAGAAAATATTTTAAATGATCCTATTTTGAAAGATAATTTAATAAAAAAAGGATTATTAAAGAGTTCTAATTATTCTTGGGAAAACACAGCTATAGATACTATAGATGCATATAAATCTATAATTAAATTATCATAA
- a CDS encoding CotS family spore coat protein, with translation MMREFEIERQFDIKIEVIKANKGVYYLKTNKGERCLKKINYGPQKLLFVCGAKQHLIDNGFKNVDKYFLNIDGEPYALVNEDLYTLSEWLEGRECDFHNIEEVKLAARTLATMHEASKGYDPPENSKLKSDLGRWPHLMTKRIKSLDKMRDMVRKKNGKNDFDLLYLKSMEFYKDMGRKALKTLEESDYMKLCEIAEEEKSFCHHDFTYHNIILDNEDQAHVIDFDYCKREIRTFDVSNFMIKVLKRVDWDIEFAKAIIDSYNEVYPLREEEYKVLYAFLQFPQRYWRLANRYYYNEVNWGQNTFSNKIEAIINEQDKLLKFLEEFKNAYTIS, from the coding sequence ATGATGAGAGAATTCGAAATAGAAAGACAGTTTGATATTAAAATCGAAGTAATTAAGGCTAATAAAGGGGTTTACTATCTGAAAACTAATAAGGGAGAAAGATGTTTAAAGAAAATAAATTATGGTCCACAAAAATTATTATTTGTTTGTGGGGCAAAACAACACTTAATAGATAATGGATTTAAAAATGTGGACAAATATTTTTTAAACATAGACGGGGAACCGTATGCTCTAGTAAATGAGGATCTTTATACATTATCAGAATGGCTAGAGGGAAGAGAGTGTGACTTTCACAACATAGAAGAGGTTAAATTAGCAGCAAGAACATTAGCTACAATGCATGAAGCCTCTAAGGGATATGATCCTCCAGAAAATTCAAAACTTAAGAGTGACTTAGGTAGATGGCCTCACCTTATGACTAAAAGAATCAAGTCTCTAGATAAAATGAGAGACATGGTAAGAAAAAAGAATGGTAAAAACGACTTCGATTTATTATATCTAAAATCAATGGAATTTTATAAAGATATGGGAAGGAAAGCTTTAAAAACATTAGAAGAGTCTGATTATATGAAATTATGTGAGATTGCCGAGGAAGAGAAGAGCTTTTGTCATCATGATTTTACCTATCACAATATAATTTTAGATAATGAAGATCAAGCACACGTTATTGATTTTGATTACTGTAAAAGAGAAATAAGAACTTTTGATGTTTCAAACTTTATGATTAAGGTTTTAAAAAGAGTAGACTGGGATATAGAATTTGCAAAGGCGATAATAGACTCTTACAATGAAGTATATCCATTAAGAGAGGAAGAGTATAAAGTATTATATGCATTTTTACAATTCCCACAAAGATATTGGAGACTTGCAAATAGATATTATTACAATGAAGTAAATTGGGGACAAAATACTTTTAGTAATAAAATAGAAGCTATAATAAATGAACAAGATAAATTATTAAAGTTTTTAGAAGAATTTAAAAATGCATATACAATATCATAA
- the yabG gene encoding sporulation peptidase YabG — translation MVVGDLVVRKSYDKDITFKIIDIKEDEEGNPIYILKGISIRIIADSTKDDLQKVDDDFVGEKEKILNTRVTEAIDKAISLRGDTRAIRAINSRGTKNLKETPNKELVFGRPGKILHIDGDKEYLETCLKVYKQLSLEAVGISIPEREQPKKVVDLVKEIKPDIVVLTGHDGVLRVTDDYLNLDNYRNSKYYIEAVRALRNYNSSYDELVIFAGACQSCYECMLDAGANFASSPNRVLIHCLDPVFVCERIAYTRIDKVVSITDVIDNTITGIKGIGGLQTRGKYREGYPKSAYI, via the coding sequence ATGGTTGTAGGTGATTTAGTTGTAAGAAAATCTTATGACAAGGATATTACTTTCAAAATAATTGATATTAAAGAAGATGAAGAAGGCAATCCTATATATATTCTTAAAGGGATAAGCATAAGAATAATTGCAGATTCAACTAAAGATGATTTACAAAAAGTTGATGATGATTTTGTAGGAGAAAAAGAAAAAATACTTAACACTAGAGTAACTGAGGCAATAGATAAGGCAATTTCATTAAGGGGGGATACCAGGGCTATTAGAGCAATCAATAGCCGAGGAACCAAAAACTTAAAAGAAACACCCAATAAAGAATTAGTATTTGGAAGACCAGGAAAGATACTTCATATAGATGGCGATAAAGAGTATTTAGAAACTTGTTTAAAGGTATATAAACAATTATCTTTAGAAGCAGTTGGAATTTCTATACCTGAGAGAGAACAACCTAAAAAGGTAGTGGACTTAGTAAAAGAAATAAAGCCTGATATAGTTGTATTAACAGGACATGATGGAGTTCTTAGAGTTACAGATGATTATTTGAACCTAGATAACTATAGGAATTCAAAGTATTACATTGAAGCAGTTAGAGCTCTTAGAAATTATAATTCAAGTTATGATGAATTAGTTATTTTTGCAGGAGCTTGCCAAAGCTGTTATGAATGTATGTTAGATGCAGGAGCAAATTTTGCAAGTTCACCTAATAGAGTATTAATACATTGTTTAGATCCAGTTTTTGTATGTGAGAGAATTGCATATACAAGAATAGATAAGGTTGTATCCATTACTGATGTTATAGATAATACTATAACAGGTATAAAAGGTATTGGAGGACTTCAAACAAGAGGAAAATATAGAGAAGGTTATCCTAAATCAGCATATATTTAA